Part of the Nicotiana tabacum cultivar K326 chromosome 20, ASM71507v2, whole genome shotgun sequence genome, aaatccgggtcgtgacaaatgatTAATTAcactccaatatatatatatacacgtatagaGACAGAAAGCACAACAGCATTCCCCTCTCAAATTACAAAAGGAGGACCAAACTTACCACATCCAATTAGAGACAAATGTAATATGTTGAAGTTCAACAGTTGAACTGAACTCATCATTTTTTACACAAAATATACATGTGTTGAAAAATCACTAAATTTAAACAAACACTATGAAATTTTGGGATTCATAATTTCAAAAGCCAATGGGTTCATGAAGTAAAAACTGAATCAGTTTAAAATCTTGGAATTGCTTCTACAGACAACATATAGCCCGTTTGGCTAAGTTTAAAAATGggaagaaatttaaaaatagctagatttataattggtcgttcaaaaatggctcaatttcaaaagtaattgaaatttagccacttttcatataaagataaatctgagcgaaaacactgttcaaaactcgaaaaatacgccagtatattatgctggagttccagcataagtatacttcaGAATAAGTATGCTGAAACGCCAGCATAATATGatagagttccaacataagtacactagaactccatcataatatactagagttccaacaagtatatcggtccagcataatatactggagtttggcgCACAAGTGCTCTAgtcttcagtatattatactagagccatcaaagtataccggtccagcataatatgctggagttcatacacaggtgcaccgaactccagtatattatgctggaccggtctctgttgtagcaaaatagtggctatttttcattgacttgctaaacggtgactatttttgaatgaccaatccgaaaactggctatatcgtgctatttttactttaaaaagcaatttaatttgaaaagtgttttttctcaaaaatgcttttcttaaaagtacttttgatgagaaacaatttgtgtctagctaattaatttgaaaagcactgcTGACCagcaattagtatttggccaaacttttaaaaagtgtttctaGGTgtatttctcaaaagtgcttttcaaaaaagttttTTGAGAAGAAGtcatttttttctgtttctccaaaAGTGCTTCTGCTTCTACTTTAACTcaaaaagcatttttttttcttttaaagccaaacacttcaactttgaaaaaaatactttttaaaaaaaagttcttttgattttgaaaaagcttggccaaacaagatATTAGAGGTAAAGCAACTATGTAaagttaggtttttttttttgcgtCAGGAAAAATTAATAGCATTGAGGTCGTAAAATGCAGATTAACCGAGtttaacaaaaaacaaaagaccCTTGTGGTTCTGCCCTTTTCCGGACCTCGCACATAAAAGGAACTTAGTGTACCAGATTGTTCTTTAATTTTAACAAAAAGCagaagaaaaatagaaacaaaataaACCAAATAAGTTGCAATAATTGTCTAAGAAATCCAAAGGATCCAATAtcccaaaatcaaaataaaatgagATAAAAAAGTTCCCAACAAAGAAATTATTTGAGAGCAATTGGTCAAACTGATCATAACCTTCTTGGTGGCAAGTAGAATAACTCTGCTTTAGACGAAGCTCTAGGATAACGCATTAACTCTCCAGTTATTTTCCTATCTTCAGTTGAAGTAAATATTCTGTCCCTTTCAATGCTCATTCTTATCAAACTTGGTGTAGCAGCAAACAGAAGCTTTATGAATAGCAATTCTGGTTTTGAACCAGTAAAACTACGAATTACTACTTGCTCCAGATTGGGAATTGGACGATCTAAGTTTTTCAATTTCTCCAAGTAATTCAACACATCATCAGCATGATTGCCCGTATCAAATACCTATAGtatagagaaagaaaatagtagtaACATATTTTAGCTTGTGATATTATCAAACATGTAAGATATTCTACTGGATTTAATTTTGTGAGTTCAACTTATGTATATAGACAATGTACGGACGTTTTTCACAACCAAATCAAATAATATCGATAGGTCACCCTCTATAAAAGCAGATGTGGGCCCAGAATTTAAAAGCAACTAGGGCACCACTGTGAAAGAAAAATTCGAACAAATGTTGAAGTTAATCCATGTAGCATACTAAAAGTTAAGTTGTGCCCCTAAAAAAGATCCACGCAAGTGCCGCATATTTGAATCTTAGGATGTCAATCAAAATATACATTGTATTTGTCACTtaagatatttatatatatatatatgtatacatatattttttcgATGTTACTGGGGCCTAGACCCCCTACCCACAGAATAGGCCGACCTCTACAAAAAaatgatatttataattttaaaaataagatagGTTACCTGTTACAACATGCAAAAGTGATACGATAGTGTAAAATTTCGTTACACTATATAAGTTAAACTTTGTTTATATAATTACAATGTAGAGAATTTATTTTAACTTATTATATTAGGTGACTTGTGTTACTTTTTTGTAGTTATAATAATTCGTTTATTTTGTCAGTTAAGCTATTTTCTAGAAGAGTTATGACAGAAAGTGTAAAGGATCCTTTAATTTACACTATTAGATCACCTAAAAGATAATCAGGAGTAACTGCTCGTAATAAACGTAAATTAATAACTTGAAAATTAAGACGACAATATGCTACAACATATTAAATTATAGTAATAGTGTTAAAATTCTTTATGTAAGCTAAAAGAGAGAGTATATAAACTAAATCTACTGTTAAAAAAGAGAGAGTACATACATATCTTACCCAAATCTGAAGCGTCTTGGAATTGTGAAAGCATGGGATGAAGTGAAGAGCAAAAGAAACCTGAGCCAAATTACTAAGTGCTAGACTTAGCATCATATGCCTTAAGCAGTTTTGTACAACAGGGAGACTTCTTGGAAATGGATCTTCACCCAAAAACtttgtaaaaaaaagaaaagaaattcatAAATCATATAATCATTTGAATGCTATCATTAagaaatacttttttttattGATCTATTAAATAAAATTGACACATTTCTATATCtcgaaataatttaactttaaacttcatGTTTTACCTTACTGAGAAgctttatagtcacacaaatattatgacgTATTTAAAATAACGAGTATTAAAAATTATATAGTTACACAAATGTTATCACATGTTTAATATCACAATTTTCAAAagtctttcctttatttcttaaaCTTGAATCAAACTGCGTCACATAAATTGGAAAAGAGCGAGTATTatttaagtaaaaaaataaatcagATATCTTACCTTAAGGTAGAATGTGTCCAGATAAAGTTTCTCAAGCATAGGCAAGCCAAAAATGAACTTCAACAAAGTTGATCTTTCATATTGCCTTGGATTTTCCACCACTTTGCATAAAGAAAGGCTAACCACAGCCAAATTTGAGCACTTCATAAAACTACTTAGGTCAAGATAATGACtttcaacaacaaacaagtaACTCAATTTGGGTGAAACAATGTTCAAAGATTCAGTACCCCAACAATACATAATGGTCAAATTGGCTAAAAGTGGGGCTTTTAGAACAATGCTCTTAGGGGTGGCCATAAATGTAATTTGTTTAAGGTAAAGGGTTTTCAAATTTGGATAGGAAAAGATGAAATCTTGTGGCTTAAAAAGACAATTGTTTAGGGTCAAATCTgtcatgttttgataataataTATGTAGGTTGGGAGTTTATAGGGATTATTGTTTGAGAAATCAAGAGTAAGGTCCCTAACACCTTTTATAATAACATAACGAATCCACATATCAATATTAGTTAATGGAAGTAAATCTACTTGAGAAAAATCAAGAACAAATTTGATAATGTTCCCAATGTGTTGTAAAAGGATTTGGTTGATTGTATTATCCAATACAAGTAGAGGATTTGTTGAAAATTTTCTACATGTTAACTTATCTAGCACAATATTTGGATGCATGCACCAAATATATCTCCATTTTCTGGCCAAAATACTAGTCTTGGCTGCATCTTTGATTGGCATAAGGTCAAGGATATGATCTATAATATTTCCTGGCATTTCACTGAGTCTATCTTCAACTTCCACTCCAATTGAAAGCCTTTTATTGAACTGCATCTCCATTCTGCATAAACAATATTTAAATAACACAGGCTTTTAATttcccaaaaaaaataaaaaaataaaaaacttcaaACTAATGTATGCTAGTCATCCAAGAATTTTCCCCACTCATTCATAAGCATATATAAGAAATGAAATTcttgggattttttttttgtgtttattgggggggggggggggagcggATCCAGGTTTTACACTCTATCCATcatttttttaagtttttaacGTAACTCattaaatctttaaaattatgggtttatatataCTATTTATTGCAATTTTACTGAATTTTTAGACATAAATTTATACTCCACATCAAAAGTAGTGGATCCAGATGAACTTACAAACCTAACACAAGATCCGTCCCTAGAGAGTGGTGGGTGGactgggggtggggtgggggggagGACAGAAGCAGATCCACATTTTAAACTCTATCGATTGATTTTTAAGGGTTTTAACATTAAATTCATTAAAtctttaaagttatgagttcgtatctactatttattgtaattttaataaatatttttatataaatttatactCTACGTTGAAGTACTGGATCAAGATGAATTCGCGATCCTAACGCTAGATCTGCACCTTGGGGTGGGGGGAGGGCGAGAGCATGAAGTAAAAtgtaatgaaaaattaaaaattaaatagaaaaaagttaaaaatacCAACATTGAATGCTTGTGAAGGATAAACAAAATTGATTAATAAACGTACACAAAACAGTCAACACTTTCATgctcaaaaatattaattaacacattCTCATTCTCacaatagaattttttttttaattttaaccaTAACCCAATTTGCAATTCATGGAAATTAGAGTTGTACCTGCAATTCAACTTGCCCTTCAAtgaaaaaaagttacataaatgacAGGTAAGCTATCTTTGTCCCCACAAGTATGAAGTTGTATTTGTCACAAGTCTGTTAGTGTAGATATAGTCAGAGGTAAGCTGAATTATATTCTAGTAATCtgctattttatttattttttttggttctgATAGAAACTAAGTAATACTCCTAGTAGTTACATTTTAATTTTACTTGCCAATAGTTAAGTGGTAAGAGTTTTATCTAATAAAGTTTTGCTATTACAAGGGGCCCCCTTTTTAGGCCTTTGGAAAGTTGATGTGGTTCTTGAATAAAGATATAACTTTTAATTAggtgaaaatagtttttttttataggAGTGAAAATAAGTGAGAAAACTAAGTTAAAATAGCACAGGCTAGCTAGTTTTcagattggtcattcaaaaatagctagcgtttgtcatgtcattgaaaaataaccattattttgctgcaatagagaccggtccagcataatatactggagttcgatgcacctgtgtatgaacttccagcatactggagttccaacaaagtatactggaactccaaacAATAGAATAATATATTGGTGTTTCAGTATATTTGCTGgagctccagtataatatactagagttccagcaaAGTATATTGAAACTCCAGTTTATTATACTGgaatttcagtatattatgcttgagtattttttggattttgaacagtatttttgttcagatttatctttacatgaaaagtgactaaatttcgatgaaactgtgactatttttgaatgaccacttgtaaatctagttattttttaatttctcccgaAAACTAAGagtaaattttgaaattttacttAATTTATATGTtatgaaaacaaaaattacaaaactaaagTTTGACAGGAATCCTTTCAATTCTCTTGCACATTGTCTTACTTTTACACCGGATCTGTATTTTACCGTTATAACAATGTAGCGTAGACTAAAAGCTAAAGCTAACTTTAGATTTAAAGTAACAAAATCGTATTATATTTCCGTCTTAAGTCTGCATAATTAATCTTTTACTATTTGGGGAGACCATGTTGACCATACATTCAATTCAATATAGTATTTTCAATCTTATTACAAATTCTCGTCTTAATTCTATAAAATTATCCCTTTCCGTTTGTGGTGGTCCTGTTTTTCGTATTTCAAATTGATATAATATCatctaattatttattttcatcCAAATCCACATAGTTAATACTTTTATTGTGCTGTAATGGTGTTGTCAATATCGTAAACTTAAATAAATATCAACTTCAAAGTATTTTGAGAACAAACATATAACTAGAAAAGCTTATGCATGTGGATTTGTGTCTGTATGTGTTTTAGATTAGATAATGGAAAGTCAAAGCTAAGTCACAGTGTCAAAGCCTTACTAAAAAACTCTTATTAGGGTGTGACCTTTCCCCGGATTCTGTATGAATGCGTGATGCTTTATGTACCGGACTGTCCTTTAAGCAAATGATTTATTTATTGATATGTCAATTTAGACATATTCCAAATTAACAACTTGTTTGAATGATCATTATGTATCGTTTCATAATATATTGTATCATATTGTGTAGTATTTTGCTGTATCGTTTTGATTTATACAACTCTGAATAGACTGTATTATTTGTCgtcgtttcatgatgtcatgcaccaacaatatgaacaataaacttgcaatattacaaATAAAAAGTAAGATACAAGGTAAGATTATTTTATAAAAAGGTAggataaatcatgaaatataattatttaataaataagGAAGGAGAGGAAAAAAATAAGTTAACGATACGACCACACCAAATtgatcgttacataaagtggcacttcTGGTCGTTATATAACGATAGATTTAACGgtacaatacaataaaatttaaataataatctaaaaaaatattatatttaaaataacaatataacagtacaatacaatatgtAACAACTATTCAAACAAGGAGTTAAGTCTCCTAAAATTGGAGAGTAGTGTCCAGTGGAAAGGAGAGAAGATGGCCGATTTGACAATTCAAGTTGCCTATTTTAACCACCAAAATTCTCGTAGTAAACTACAGACAAAACTGCACAAATATTAGATaaagataaacaaataaaaaaacttcacattttgcATCCTACTTAACAAATAGTGATGAATGAGTAGTAGAAATGTAATTATCGATTTTATCCATGAAGTTTTTTCTTACTATA contains:
- the LOC142174253 gene encoding F-box/FBD/LRR-repeat protein At1g13570-like, with product MEMQFNKRLSIGVEVEDRLSEMPGNIIDHILDLMPIKDAAKTSILARKWRYIWCMHPNIVLDKLTCRKFSTNPLLVLDNTINQILLQHIGNIIKFVLDFSQVDLLPLTNIDMWIRYVIIKGVRDLTLDFSNNNPYKLPTYIYYYQNMTDLTLNNCLFKPQDFIFSYPNLKTLYLKQITFMATPKSIVLKAPLLANLTIMYCWGTESLNIVSPKLSYLFVVESHYLDLSSFMKCSNLAVVSLSLCKVVENPRQYERSTLLKFIFGLPMLEKLYLDTFYLKFLGEDPFPRSLPVVQNCLRHMMLSLALSNLAQVSFALHFIPCFHNSKTLQIWVFDTGNHADDVLNYLEKLKNLDRPIPNLEQVVIRSFTGSKPELLFIKLLFAATPSLIRMSIERDRIFTSTEDRKITGELMRYPRASSKAELFYLPPRRL